The following proteins are encoded in a genomic region of Arachis stenosperma cultivar V10309 chromosome 4, arast.V10309.gnm1.PFL2, whole genome shotgun sequence:
- the LOC130975275 gene encoding uncharacterized protein LOC130975275: protein GAPDFFYKEAQRLGYVARSAFKLVQIQKQHKLIKASSSVLDLSCAPGAWLSTENGLTLLWQNAEQTFYGIRVPNFRWWFCSIITIPKCNTIKFWLLTFQQKGFSVILSDMCPLVSGITTKDAALSVELGMRALDLAVGRRAAFSVYADGDDTQEGEQSHDDPSTLAETGVLQVGGNLLIKLLESEDAKGGVNNLHELWALLNFLLPEIFSSAETFDEWFQISDYPVYHSLYDDFIWMQKFGDPMSHRHVAEASKGWRTWKEYQMKVRDVNDRLMMAERAFTDRDGLLGMTWHKHLMNSTVLNETRVLTSKKDEIEETKQAKESRNIKHGCYYWNHRIYWSRDD from the exons GGGGCACCCGATTTCTTCTACAAGGAAGCTCAGCGCCTTGGCTATGTTGCTCGCTCTGCCTTCAAG CTGGTACAGATACAGAAGCAGCACAAGCTCATCAAGGCTAGCTCATCCGTACTGGACCTCAGCTGTGCTCCGGGTGCTTGGCTCTCCACAG aaaatggacTGACTTTGTTGTGGCAAAATGCTGAACAAACATTTTATGGAATTAGGGTTCCGAATTTTCGGTGGTGGTTTTGCTCAATAATCACCATTCCTAAATGTAATACAATCAAGTTTTGGCTGTTGACTTTTCAGCAAAAAGGGTTTTCTGTTATACTTTCGGACATGTGCCCTTTGGTTTCTGGAATCACAACTAAAGATGCAGCTCTGTCAGTGGAGCTAGGGATGCGAGCATTGGATTTGGCTGTTGGCAGAAGAGCTGCATTTTCAGTTTATGCTGACGGTGATGATACTCAGGAAGGTGAGCAAAGCCATGATGATCCATCCACTTTGGCGGAAACTGGAGTGTTGCAAGTTGGTGGGAACCTTCTTATAAAGCTTTTGGAGAGCGAAGATGCAAAAGGTGGTGTG AACAATCTTCATGAACTCTGGGCCCTTCTCAATTTTCTTCTGCCTGAAATTTTTAGCTCTGCTGAAACTTTTGATGAATGGTTCCAAATATCAG ATTATCCAGTATACCACTCACTGTATGATGATTTCATCTGGATGCAGAAATTTGGAGATCCTATGTCTCATAGGCATGTTGCAG AAGCAAGTAAAGGTTGGAGAACATGGAAAGAGTACCAAATGAAAGTGAGAGATGTGAATGATAGACTTATGATGGCTGAACGTGCATTCACTGACAGAGATGGCCTCTTAGGAATGACATGGCATAAGCATTTG ATGAATTCTACTGTTTTGAATGAAACCAGGGTTCTAACTTCTAAGAAAGATGAAATTGAAGAAACCAAGCAAGCAAAGGAGAGTAGAAACATCAAACATGGCTGCTACTATTGGAATCACAGAATTTATTGGAGCAGAGATGATTGA